One Kribbella sp. NBC_00662 genomic region harbors:
- a CDS encoding amidohydrolase family protein, which translates to MIGRRPTQRIIDVHAHLGPYSLFFIPDPDAATMVAVMDLTGTDATVLSANRAIQQDAHLGNSQSLAAVDAHPGRIAAYAVINPWQKPERELERLAADERFVGIKVHPTLHRYPVTGARYAAVWEFAEATGCPVLSHSEHQSPYDAPAMFQTVAERYPGAAVMLGHAGITPAGVAEAIEAASRYESLWLEVCGSQMTGPMIGAMVDQVGSGRVLFGSDFPFIDQRMSLGRVVCAPLTESQRQDVLSGNARKLFRWRPLPGESGERGVDETDE; encoded by the coding sequence GTGATCGGGCGCCGGCCGACGCAGCGGATCATCGACGTCCATGCGCATCTCGGCCCGTACTCGCTGTTCTTCATCCCCGACCCGGACGCGGCCACGATGGTCGCGGTGATGGATCTGACCGGCACCGACGCCACCGTGCTCTCGGCCAACCGTGCAATCCAGCAGGATGCGCATCTCGGCAATTCGCAGTCGCTGGCGGCGGTCGACGCGCATCCGGGACGCATTGCGGCGTACGCGGTGATCAACCCGTGGCAGAAGCCGGAGCGTGAGCTCGAGCGGCTCGCGGCCGACGAGCGGTTCGTCGGGATCAAGGTGCACCCGACGTTGCATCGCTACCCGGTCACCGGCGCGCGGTACGCAGCTGTCTGGGAATTCGCCGAGGCGACCGGCTGTCCCGTGCTCAGTCACTCCGAGCACCAGTCGCCGTACGACGCCCCGGCGATGTTCCAGACCGTCGCCGAGCGCTATCCGGGTGCCGCGGTCATGCTCGGCCACGCCGGTATCACCCCGGCCGGTGTGGCCGAGGCGATCGAGGCCGCCAGCCGGTACGAGTCGCTGTGGCTGGAGGTGTGCGGCTCGCAGATGACCGGGCCGATGATCGGCGCGATGGTCGACCAGGTCGGCAGCGGACGGGTCCTGTTCGGCTCGGACTTCCCCTTCATCGACCAGCGGATGTCGCTGGGCCGGGTGGTGTGCGCGCCACTGACCGAGAGTCAACGTCAAGATGTTCTCAGCGGGAACGCCCGCAAGCTCTTCCGGTGGCGGCCGTTACCGGGAGAGTCAGGAGAACGAGGGGTTGACGAGACGGATGAGTGA